The region CCTGATCGACGAGCCCGTGCCAGCGGCGGATTCGCGACCGGCGCCGGCGGACGACTGAGGCACTTCTTTCCCGCCATCGGCCGGAGTGGCCGGTTATGTGTCCGAGTCCGACGTCTCGAAGTACAGCTCCGCGTGGTTCGCACAGCCGGGGTTGAACGCGGCGTCGCAGGCGGGACAGCGGTAGTCGGCCGCGAGATACTCGGGCACGGTATGTTCGTCCCCGCAGACGCCACAGAGCACGGACGGCTCGTCGAATCGCTCGCGCGGCCAGGGGATCGCCTCGTGGTCCGCGCGCTCCTCGTGGCACCGAAAACACGGGTAATACCGCTCGCAGCAGGCGAACCGAAATGCGACGACATCGCGCTCCGTGCGGTAGTGGGCACAGCGCGTGTCGGAATCGACGTCGACGCCGACAACGTCGTGGGACCCGATCGATTGCACGATTGGAGCGACGGCCGGCGGGTGCTTCGGGGTTGCGGTCCGCGCCATCATCCCAATGACCAAAAACCGGGGAACAGCGGATGTATTCGAACTCAGGCGGAAGGTTCGAGATCTTTCGCGTCGAGATCGCCCTCGAGATAGGCGTGGCCGTCGTCGGTGATCGTGTAATAGCCGTCGTCAACCTTCTCTACGAGACCGTACTCGATGAGAACGCGGAGCCGTTCGTGAACCGTACTTTGTGATTTATCAATATTCCTCGCAATAGCGGTCGGTCCGATCTCCAACCCTTTGTCGAGAGCTTCGAGAATGAGATTATCCGTGGGGAGTTGCATCCATTCTCCCGGTTTTCTCATCACCGTTGAAAGGGTGAATCGACATTTAGTTGGTTCGAATACGCCCGTTTGTCGTACAGTACTGTCCGATATATTGGACAGAATGGGCCGAAAACTTATAGCGGAGGAACAAATATCGGTATACTAACGCGATCCACACGCGGACCTGACCGTCCGTCGGCTCCGTTGTGAAAATGCGGACCGGTGCTAGAGCCACTGGTCCGCGCGGCTCGCGTAGCTATGGGACGCAAGCCATGTCCGACGACACGTCACGGGGCCTTGAAAGCCCCGACACGAGAGTCGCATCGCTCCGCTTTGATCACCTCGACGCCGCTCGCGACGATCACGATGGCTAACCGCAACGAAACCCCGATCGGCGTTGACATCGGCGAGTACAACCTCTATACGGCCTGCCCGACCGCCCTCCCAGACTGGCGGGGCGCGTTCGCGATCCCCGGCGACGACCTCTGCCGGCGCCTCGACGTCCTCCGGCGCCAGGCCGCCGCCTTGCTCGCCAGCGGTTTCGATCGGGACCCGATCGCCGCCCACGTCCGGCAGCGCCGCGACGCCCTCGTCGCGGACCTCGACGCCGCGGCCCGCGAAATCTGCGAGTACGCGTCCGCCTACGACGATCCGGTGCTGGTCACCGAAGACAGCCACTACCGGCCGGACCTGTGGGCGTGGCTGATCGACCCCGACGCCCACCGCGGCTCGTCGTGGCTGCTCCCCGCGGCGCACCTGCGGCTGCGAGCCGTCGCCGCCGAGTACGAAATTCCGGCGGCGACGGTGCCCGAAGCGTACTCCACGCAGGAGTGTCACGCCTGCGGCGTGCTCGGCGACCGGGAGCAGAATACGCTCCTCCGATGCGACAATCCGGCCTGTCGCGTCGACGCCGTCGGCGCCGATTTCAACGCCGCGACGGTCCTCGCCAGGCGCTACTTCCCCGGCCGGTGCTGTGACTACCGGCCACGCGATCCGTCCGGGACCGACGATCGACCGGTGCTCGCCGCCAACGGCGCCCCTTCGGACTGAGTGACCGGCCTCGTCGTATCGAATCCGATCTCGCCAGGCGAACCGAACCGCGACGTCGTCGCGGTCCGTGCGATAGCGGACGGATTCGGTCTCCGGACCGGTGCCTCAAACTGGTTGCGGGCGCGGGGTTCGAATCGGTTCGACGGAATCAGGACTCTTCGGTGGTTCGGACGGCGTTCCGGGTCGGAATCGGGTATGAAAAATGAACTGACGGCGGCAGTGAGCGACGAACGGAGTGAGGTGGGCGCTGCCGACAGTCGCCACTCGCGTCCCCGAACGGGGCTGCGGGGCGAGCGCAGTCGACTCGCGGCCGCTACTCGAACTCGGCGGTGTCGCCGCGTCGGTAGCGGTCGACCCGGCGGTAGCCGTGGACGACGGCGTCGGGATCGAGTTCGATCTCGTACCGGCCGATGATGTCCTGCGTGTCCGGCACGGCCCGGCGCTCGACGACCTCGACGATCGCGCGCCAGCCGTCGTCGGTCGGCGAAATCTCGCTGACGCCGTCGAACTCGTGGCCGATGAGTTCGCCGGCGGTCGACTTGACGGTTTTCCGGACCGTGAGGATGCCCGCGATTTCGTCCTGGTCGGTGTCGACGTCCGCGTCGACCGCCTCGGGATCGGTCCGCTCGTCGGCGGTCATGTCGACCGATCCGCTCGACGCCGATGCGTCGGCACCCTCGGCCTGGTCGTCCGGCTGCTCCTGCTCGGCCTGTTCCTCCTGTTTCTCCTGTTCGGTTGCTTGACTGTCGCTCACTGTCGGATCACTCTCGTCGTGTTGGTAGCAGAAGCCGTCGTCTCGGGCCGGCCGCGAGCAGCGCTCTCCGTCCGCGGTGAGGGCTTTGCACTGCTCTCGTGACTGGCTGTCGGCTTCGGCCATTGGTTTGGACTCAGTTCGTTACGCGTGTCGGTTCGGAGCCCTCCGTTTCGGGTCAGACCGTTTCGGCGATCTGCGACCGCAGGTGGTCGACGTCCTCGCCGTTGTTGCCGACGACCTTCGGCGCGAGCACGTCCGTGAAAACGGTCGTCAGCGTCTCGTCGTCGAACTCGCCGGTCTCGTCGTGGCCGTCGAAGATCGTCAGTCCCTTCGCGGCCGTAATCGCCGCGCGCGTGCCGACGACGACGTCGAGTTCGTCGCGCAGCGCTCGCGTCGTCTCGACGATCGTCGCGATGTCCTCTTCGGCGAGATCGACGTGTGCGTCGACGATCGCGCGTTCCGTCTCGTCGTCGTAGTAGTCGACGTGAACGCCGATGAACCGGTCGAGCAGCGCGTCCTGCTGTTTGTGGACCCCGGCGTACTCCACGTCGTTGGACGTGAGGATCGCCCGGAAATCGGGGTGGACGTCGATCGTCCGATCGTCGCCGCGCTTGCCTGGTCGTTCCAGAACGCCCTCCTCGAAGACCGAGAGGAGGACGTTGTGGGCGGCGGGATCGCTGCGCGAGAACTCGTTGTAGACGAGCGTCGCACCTTCGCGGACGGCAACCGACAACGGGTTGTCGACCCACCGCTCGCGGACGATCTCCGTCTGTTTGCTGACGCCGCCGACGAACTGGTCGTCCTCCTTGTAGCGTTCGCCGCCGGCGTGGTCGCCGACGAGCGCGGCGGTGTCGACCGCTTCGTCGCCGTTGATCCAGACGACCGGGCGGCCGCGTTCGGCGGCTGCAGACAGCGCGAGCGCCGTCTTACCACAGCCCGTCGGCCCGATCAGGTGGACCGGCTGATCGGCGTCGAGCCAGCCGTTGATGCGGCCGCGCAGCGACGCGACGGCGTCGGTCTCGACGAACGGGTCCGGGGCGACTTCCGCGGGATCGGAGAGGGGGGTGTCGCCGCTTCGTTCGCCAGCGTTTGATGCCTTTCGCGCGAGCTCCTTCTTCGCTCGTCGGCCCTCCTTCTGTTCGCGACTGGCCCGGATCTTCTTGCCGCGGACCTTGCGCTTGCGCGAGGCGTCGTCGGCCATGGACGCTTACTCTGATGCCGACTGCGGTGACGATTCGGGGCGGGGCTCGACCTCGAGCTCTTCGAGTTCGTCGAGATCGCCTTCCGCGGTGGCTTGCTCAATTTTGGCGATCTCCTCCGCGTAGTGCAGGAAGGTGTCGACCGAGGCGACCACGACGCGGGCCTCAATCGTCAGCAGCTCGATCCCGACGACCGAGATCCGTGCCCAAACGTCGATGACGACGCCCTTGTCGAGGACGCGGTCCAGTACTTCCGCGAGACTCGAGGAGTCAGGTCTTCGTTGTGGTTGTGCCATACAGCAGATCTTGACCGGCAGTTCGTAACACCCCTTTGACTGCGTCTGCAAGCCGATTGACCAGCCGGCGTCGTCGGTATGCATTCTCGCGGAACGCTGATCTCGATCGCGACAGGAAGGCAACCGCACGAGGGAGGCTGCGATTGCAAGCACTACCATAACCCACGCCGACACCGAACGCTTCACGATGATACTCGAGTGCTCGTCACGGTGTCGTCCACGAGGAGCATCGCTATCGTAGTCATGCTATCGAGACGCCTCCCACACCCCAGTGTACGCACGCGTTTATCGGTCCGTCAGCACCGGCGACGATCCGGTAACGGCCGTCGACTACTGAGATCGAACCGAATAGGTGACGATTCCATGCACGTCCAGCGAGTGATCCGTCGATGACCAACCGATACGTCTACGGCGTCGTCGAATCGGCCGACGTCGAGTTCGAAACCGACGCCGTCGCCGGCGCCGACCGCGTCTACACGATCTCCCACCGACGATTCGGGGCCGTCGTTTCCGACATCGACACGACCGACCCCGAAGAGACCGACGAGGACGCCCAACGGCACGACGACGTCCTCCGAGAGATCATGGAGTACGACGGCGAGACGACCATCGTCCCGATGCAGTTCGGAATGGCCTTCGAGAGCAACCGGGAGCTGAAAAACGTCCTGCGGGGAGCGCGACCGGCGTTCCGGCGCGCGATGCGTGACATTGAGGGCAAGATCGAACTCGGCCTCAAACTCGTTAGCGAGGAAGACGCCGACGTCGACCGCGACGCGCTCGAAGAGGACGTCGCGAACCGGTTCGAGCCCATCGCCGCGCAGTCCGTCGCGAACGACCTGTTCAGCGACCGGCTCGTCCTCAACCGCTCGTATCTCGTCGACCGCGACAGGCAAGCCGAATTCGACGACGCGGTCGCGCAGTTCGAGGACGAGCGCGACGACCTCGTCGTCCAGTACACGGGTCCGTTCGCACCGTACAGCTTCGTCGACGTAAAGATCGGAGCCCAACAATAACCATGTTCATCCTCGACGACCTCCTGTTTCGACCGTTCGTCGGCATCGTCGACGCACTGCACTCCATCGCGCTCGACGAAATGTACGACGTGGAGGCCATCGAGGACGACCTCAAGGAGAACCAGTTGCTGTACGAACTCGGCGAGCGCTCAGAAGAGGAGTATCGGCGCCGCAAAGACGAACTCGAAGAAGAACTCGAAGTCGCCCGCGACGTCCACGAACGGCTCTCGAGCGGGCGCGTCGAGGTGAAAAAATAACGATGAGCGACGGTACCGACATCCCGGACGACGACCGCGACGAATCGCCCGACGACCACCGCGCCGACGACGGCCGACCAGGCGACGGTCGATCCGACGATCATCGTCCCGACGACCGCCGATTCGACGGGAGCAAAAGCGAAGACGAGGGGCCCGACCACTGGCTCTCGAGCCTGCTGTCCGCCCTCGAATCGCTCGAGAGCGGCGCGACCTCGCGGTCCGGTCGGCGGCGGGGCGACCACGCGGTGTTCGATTACGACGTGTCGATCCGGTCGGGCGACGACCTGTGGGACGACAGCCGGTTCGATCGACCCGCGGACGAGACCGACCGGTTCGGCACCGACGCTCGGGACCGCCCGCGAACCCGTCGCCGCCGCACGTCGCCCTCGAGCGACCACCACCTGACGACGCGGCGGCACGACGACGAGTTGCTCGTCACCGCGGACGTCGCGGGGAGCGACCGAGAGGAGGTCACGGTCGGGTTCGACGACGACACGCTCGTCGTCGCCGTCGAAGAGCGCGAGGTCGACCGCATCGACGTCCCCTGGCGCGAGCGGACCGCCGATGCGACCATCAAGAACGGTGTGCTGACCGTTCAGATCCGCCCGAAGACGAACTCGAGCGACGATTCGGGATCGACCGACGAAACCGAACCCGGAACAGACGACGGGGGACAGCAATGAGTGACGCCGACTCCGAGCCGGAGACGGGGGCGGAGGCGGACGCGTTCGACGAGTTGGTCGCGGACGCGAAAGAGAGCCTCGACCGGCTCGAGGGCCACCTCGGCGATGCCGACGCGCTCGACGACCTCGACAACGATACTCTCGAGACGGTCGTCGGCGACGTCAACGCCCTCGTCCGGGTCGCCGAGGAGGTCGAAGACCTGCTCGAGGCGATGGACCTCAGCGAACTGCCGGACGCGGTCGACGGGGACGAACTCCTCGACGCGATCGAACTCGGTGAGATTCCCGACGCGCTGGCCAACGAGGACGAGGGCGTCGGCGACATCGTCGATTTCACGGCGCTGTTCGACGCGATCGACCTGCTGAACGCCTGGAACGCGGCGGACCTGAGCGAGGTCTGGGAGGCGAAACGCGAACTGGATGACGCCGTCGGCGAACTCGAAGACGGGGACGACGCCGGACTGATCGAGGATGCGGTGTCGGACATCGCGGACGACGATGACGACGATGACGACGACTTGCTCGAGACGGGAATGGACACCGCGGAGACAGCTAAGCAGGCGCTCGGCGACATCAACGTCGCGGAGGATCCGGAGGCCTACCAGGTCGCTATCCAGCAGCAGGCTATGGAAGGGATCGACGCCTTCCGGACGGCGCTACTGGAGACGCACGAACAGTTCGAGCGCCTCTACGAGTTCAACCGCGAGAAGATGCGCCGTCAGGATACGAGCACGAACTCGCGAAACCCGACGGCGGCGTCGACGATTCCGGTCGACAGGCGGGACCTCGGGAGCAACGCGCGGTACGCGACGGTTCCGCAGGACGTCAAGCTCTCGACGGCACCCAGCCGGAAACGAATCTACGGGCGGCGCTTCGAACTCGAGCGGGAACGACGGAGGAGGAACAATGACTAACCCATCGATACAACGCCGACGCGGAGGACCGCCAACGACCGATCAGATTCCGGCGACCGCAACGAGATCAGCGACGGGGTCGACCGACGTCGGAGGTGACGACCGTGCCCGATGACTTCCAACCCAGCCGGCAGAAGGCCGACCTCGCCGAAGTCATCGAGATGCTGCTGGACAAGGGGATCGTCATCAACGCCGACATCGCCGTCTCGATCGGCGACACGCAACTGCTCGGCGTTCAGGTCCGGGCCGCGATCGCCTCCTTCGAGACGGCGGCGAAGTACGGTCTCGAGTTCCCCGAAGGGACGGACATGCGCCGGGTCGCCGAGGCCGTCGGCGACCCCGAGCTCGCGGAGATGGAGCGGCCGAAACCGCCGATCGATCCCACCCGGAGCGTCAACGTCACCGCCGACGAGGAGGTCGCCGGCGACCGGAACGAAAGCGCCGAGAGCACCGATACCGACGGCGGTGCCGACAGCGACGGCGAGTCGACTGCGAGCAACCTGGCCGTCGACGAGGGCGACATGGTGAGCGAACGCCTCGGCGCGCGCCCGGAACCGGACCGGCCGACCAGCGGCGGGTTCGACCTGCTCAGCGGCTCCGACGACGACGCAGACGCCGACGCGAGCGACGACGGCGAGCGCGAGTCGGCATCGGCCGACGAGGAATCCGAGGCGAGCGAGGCCGAAGCCGAAGCGGACGCGAACTCGGAGGGTGAGGACGCGTGACGACGATCGACGTCGGCGACGGCGAGGACGCGCGACAGGGGCTCGTGACCCTGGTCGTCACCGTCGTCGAGATCCTGATCGACGCCTTGGAGCGCGAGGCGGTTCGGCGCATGGAATCGGGCAACCTCTCGGACGAGGAAATCGAACGCCTCGGGAGCCAGCTCGCGACCATCGAGGCCGAGATCGAACAGCTCAAAGCCGACGAGGGGATCGACGACGGCGTCGACGACCTGCGGGGCGACCTGAACGGAATCGTCAACGACGCCATCGAACAGCTCCACGGCGCCCATCACGAGGGATCGACCGCACCTCGGACGCCAGGCTACTCCGTCTTCGGAGGTGACGACGAATGAGTCACGACGGATCGGGCGACGCCGGCGCCAGCCCTGGCGTCGGCACCGGGACCGACGACCGACTCGAAACGCTCGACGACCAGGCGACCGCCGGCCAGGCCGACGCCGAGGCCCCGGAGATCGACGAGGGCCGGTACCTCTACTGCATCGTCCGGGCCGACGAAGACGCGGACCTCGACGTGACCGGCGTCGACGGCGAACCGGTCACCGTCGTCGCCGAAGACGGGATCGGCGCCGTCGTCCACGCCTGCGACGGGATCTACGACTCGGCGGACCTCGCCCAGATCAGGCGCTGGCTCGTCCGCCACCAGACGGTCGTCGACGAGGCGGGTCAGGCGTTCGGGACGCCGATCCCGTTCCAGTTCGACACGATCCTCCGCGGCGACGACGAGGCCGTCCGCGAGTGGCTCCGCGAGGAGTCTGACACCCTGGAACGGGCGCTTGCCGGACTCGCCGGGCACTGGGAGTACCGCGTCGACGTCGTCGAGGTCGATCCCATCGGCGACGAGGAACTGATCGAGCGCGACGAGCGACTGCGCGAACTCGACGAGCGGATCGGCGGCTCCGAGGAAGGCACCGCGTTCCTGCTCGAGAAGAAATTCGACCAGCGGCTGTCGGAGCTCCGGGCGGCCCGCCGGGAGTCGCTGACCGCCGATCTGCAGGATCGCCTGGCCGACGCGGCCCGCGAGGTCCACGCGCTCGAGCGCTCGCCGAGCGCGAAGCTGTCCGACGACCTGGCGGATGCAGACGGCGACGACTCCGACGGCGAGACCCTCTGTCGGCTCACGCTGTTAGCCCACGAGGACGACGAGGGGACGATCGGGTCGATCCTCGACGACGTGGCCGCGGCCGACGGGCTCGAGGTCAGGTTCACCGGGCCGTGGCCGCCGTACACGTTCGCGCCGGAACTCGGCGGTGACGGCGACGGCACCGGTGCCGACAGCGACGCGCCGAACCCACAGCCATGAGACCGCAAAAGGACGACGAAGCGTTCGTGGACGTGCTCGACGTGCTGCTCAGGGACGGCGCGGTCCTGCGCGCTGACGTAATCGTCTCGGTCGCGGACATCCCGCTGGTGGGCATCAAGCTCACGGCGGCGATCGCCGGTATGGAGACGATGAACGAGTACGGCCTCTTCGAGGAATGGGACGGCAGCCGACGGCGGGCGGCCGTCAGACGTCGCCAGTACAGGAGGCCCAACAAGCCCGACGCCGAGACCGAACTCGAATCCGAACCGGCCGGCGAGCCCGGAACCCTCGACGAACTCGGCGTCGGCACCGCTCACGAGGGCGTCGACGACCGGGACGACGCAGACGGCGCGCCGGACTGACGATTGCTGGCCGTCCGATGCAGCAGGAAACTGAGATCGAGAACGAAAACGGACAGACACGCAGACGGCGTGAAGCGGAAGCAGAAGCGAAAGCGGCGAGAGGAGCGGCACTACTGCGCTCGCGGTCGTCGAAATCGATCGATATCGATCGATATCGGGCAGGCCGAATTCCGGACGGCACTCCCCCAAACCCGGACGGAGCGGGCTGGGGATGCCGGTCAGGCGTACTTCGGCCGTTCCGTCGTGTGTTCGACGTCGCCGGTGACGGTCTCCTCGTCGCGGTCCTCGTCGTAGACGTACTGCCCGGTCGCACCGCAGAGCGTACACTCGTACGTCTCGGAGATCTCGTTGATCAGTTCGCCGTCCTCGAAGTACACGCGGCTCTGCGTTATCTGCAGGAACTGGGCCGTCTCGCAGTTAGTGCAGGTGATCATATCCGTTCGATAGCCACCACCGGTTGTAGTTATCCGGCTTGTAACCGAAAGGGACGGCCGCCTATGGGGCTCTTACCCGGTCGACGCGCGCGAATCGGGGTGCGGCCGGATACAGCTTCCAGGCGGAGTCGTTCAACCCTGATCAAACGGACGTAATAACAGCATAATCCCGGGACGGGAACGGAATCGATTCGAGAGACGACGAACTCATTACCCCGGCGAAAACACCGCTTTCTCGGGGGAAACGAGCCTATTATAGTCACCGCTATCGACGGTTTCGGATCGGTTTCGAGCCGACCGGGCCGGCCATCGCCGTCCCGTCCGATCGGCGAGAGCCGACGGCGGTGCGATCGGGTGGCTCCCGACGCAGCGATCACGTATCGATATCGACATCGACTGCGATCCGCTCGCCCGTCCTGGCCGACTCGTAGGCCGCTTCGGTCAGCGCCGTCACTCGAAGCGCGTCCCGGACCGTCGCCGGCGGCTCGGTTCCCGCCCTCACACTCTCGATGAAGGCCTCGGCGCGGGACTGCTCGCGACGGGGATCGATGTAAGGGACGTGCTCCCCCGCGTCGGCGTCGATCTCGAAGATCTCCCGCGAGCCCCACTGGATCCCTTCGAGGTAGACGGCACCCTCGCCGTCCCAGAGGTGGACGTGCTCGCGGACCGACGGCGCGTCGCCGTGGAACGAGAAGGTCCCGGTCGCACCGTTTTCAAACGCGACGTCCAAGTGGGCGCGGCGGTCGACTCGTCGGTCCTCGTCGTGAAAATCCATGCTCGCCGCGACGGACGCCGGCTCCAGACCGGTCGTCCAGAGGACGCCGTCCAAGACGTGACTACCCGTATCGTACAGGAATCCGCCTCCCGAGAGGTCGGGATCGAGTCGCCAGGTCCCCCGCGAGTCGTCGATCCAGCCCTGGGTGATCGAGGCGGTCAGCCACTCGGGTTCGTGAGCGGGAGCGGCAAACCGCTCGCGGGCGGTCCGAAACGCCGTCTGGAGGTGGCGCTGGTAGCCGACCATCACGGTCCGATCGCTCCGTTCGACGCGCTCGGCGAGGTCGCGGGCCCGTTCGAGGTCGGTCGTCAGCGGCTTGTCGCAGTAGACGTGATAGCCCCGGTCGAGCGCGGCGACGACCTGCTCGTAGTGGAGGGTGTGCGGGGTTCCGACGAGCACCGCGTCGAGCGGTGCGTCAGCGAGCATCGTCTCGTACTCGGCGTACCGGCGGTCGGCCGAGATGGCGAACGCCTGACCGACCTCGTCGCGGAGCGCCGCGTCGAGGTCGCAGATCGCCTCGACGGTCGCGTCCGGATGGCGGTGGAACTGCCCGCCGACGGTGGTACCGATGTAGCCCAGGCCGACGATACCGATGCGAATCGGACGTGACGCAGCGTCGTCACTCATACGGGCCCGCACAGCGCGCAGCGATATCCCTCTGGCGGCGTCGCAGGCAAGTACCCCGTCGATTCCCCGCCGTAAGCGGCCGGCTACTGCTTCGAAGGGGGCGGCTGTCGATCCATAGGAGGGTGCTACGGCCGGATTACACGCCGCCTGCGGGTGGTTCGGGCCTGCTACCGGCCTCCAAGCGAGCGCATAACAATACTCGAACCCCGCGTTGGCCGATGTGCGGGGTTGCAAAGACCCCCGCCGGGTACGCGCTCGGCCCAACCGGCGACGCGCTGACCGGCCGATTGCGTGCGTTCGTGCCCGGATCGCTCGGACGTGGACTCGCCCCCGCTTCGAGTACGCTCATGTCTCTCACGCCCAGGGCGGTTCCCGCCCCGCCCGGGTTTCACGCGGCCGACTCGTCGACCGAAATCGACCGAAAAGCCGCGGCTCCGAGTATCGATCGAAAGACCGCTCCTCGCGGAGCGCCGCTTAGAACTCCGTGATGACCGGGATC is a window of Natrinema salifodinae DNA encoding:
- a CDS encoding CHY zinc finger protein, coding for MQSIGSHDVVGVDVDSDTRCAHYRTERDVVAFRFACCERYYPCFRCHEERADHEAIPWPRERFDEPSVLCGVCGDEHTVPEYLAADYRCPACDAAFNPGCANHAELYFETSDSDT
- a CDS encoding winged helix-turn-helix domain-containing protein, which encodes MQLPTDNLILEALDKGLEIGPTAIARNIDKSQSTVHERLRVLIEYGLVEKVDDGYYTITDDGHAYLEGDLDAKDLEPSA
- a CDS encoding zinc ribbon domain-containing protein is translated as MANRNETPIGVDIGEYNLYTACPTALPDWRGAFAIPGDDLCRRLDVLRRQAAALLASGFDRDPIAAHVRQRRDALVADLDAAAREICEYASAYDDPVLVTEDSHYRPDLWAWLIDPDAHRGSSWLLPAAHLRLRAVAAEYEIPAATVPEAYSTQECHACGVLGDREQNTLLRCDNPACRVDAVGADFNAATVLARRYFPGRCCDYRPRDPSGTDDRPVLAANGAPSD
- the gvpO gene encoding gas vesicle protein GvpO, halophile-type → MAEADSQSREQCKALTADGERCSRPARDDGFCYQHDESDPTVSDSQATEQEKQEEQAEQEQPDDQAEGADASASSGSVDMTADERTDPEAVDADVDTDQDEIAGILTVRKTVKSTAGELIGHEFDGVSEISPTDDGWRAIVEVVERRAVPDTQDIIGRYEIELDPDAVVHGYRRVDRYRRGDTAEFE
- the gvpN gene encoding gas vesicle protein GvpN — its product is MADDASRKRKVRGKKIRASREQKEGRRAKKELARKASNAGERSGDTPLSDPAEVAPDPFVETDAVASLRGRINGWLDADQPVHLIGPTGCGKTALALSAAAERGRPVVWINGDEAVDTAALVGDHAGGERYKEDDQFVGGVSKQTEIVRERWVDNPLSVAVREGATLVYNEFSRSDPAAHNVLLSVFEEGVLERPGKRGDDRTIDVHPDFRAILTSNDVEYAGVHKQQDALLDRFIGVHVDYYDDETERAIVDAHVDLAEEDIATIVETTRALRDELDVVVGTRAAITAAKGLTIFDGHDETGEFDDETLTTVFTDVLAPKVVGNNGEDVDHLRSQIAETV
- the gvpA gene encoding gas vesicle protein GvpA gives rise to the protein MAQPQRRPDSSSLAEVLDRVLDKGVVIDVWARISVVGIELLTIEARVVVASVDTFLHYAEEIAKIEQATAEGDLDELEELEVEPRPESSPQSASE
- a CDS encoding GvpL/GvpF family gas vesicle protein — encoded protein: MTNRYVYGVVESADVEFETDAVAGADRVYTISHRRFGAVVSDIDTTDPEETDEDAQRHDDVLREIMEYDGETTIVPMQFGMAFESNRELKNVLRGARPAFRRAMRDIEGKIELGLKLVSEEDADVDRDALEEDVANRFEPIAAQSVANDLFSDRLVLNRSYLVDRDRQAEFDDAVAQFEDERDDLVVQYTGPFAPYSFVDVKIGAQQ
- the gvpF gene encoding gas vesicle protein GvpF, translated to MFILDDLLFRPFVGIVDALHSIALDEMYDVEAIEDDLKENQLLYELGERSEEEYRRRKDELEEELEVARDVHERLSSGRVEVKK
- a CDS encoding Hsp20/alpha crystallin family protein, with translation MSDGTDIPDDDRDESPDDHRADDGRPGDGRSDDHRPDDRRFDGSKSEDEGPDHWLSSLLSALESLESGATSRSGRRRGDHAVFDYDVSIRSGDDLWDDSRFDRPADETDRFGTDARDRPRTRRRRTSPSSDHHLTTRRHDDELLVTADVAGSDREEVTVGFDDDTLVVAVEEREVDRIDVPWRERTADATIKNGVLTVQIRPKTNSSDDSGSTDETEPGTDDGGQQ
- the gvpJ gene encoding gas vesicle protein GvpJ produces the protein MTTVPDDFQPSRQKADLAEVIEMLLDKGIVINADIAVSIGDTQLLGVQVRAAIASFETAAKYGLEFPEGTDMRRVAEAVGDPELAEMERPKPPIDPTRSVNVTADEEVAGDRNESAESTDTDGGADSDGESTASNLAVDEGDMVSERLGARPEPDRPTSGGFDLLSGSDDDADADASDDGERESASADEESEASEAEAEADANSEGEDA
- a CDS encoding gas vesicle protein K translates to MTTIDVGDGEDARQGLVTLVVTVVEILIDALEREAVRRMESGNLSDEEIERLGSQLATIEAEIEQLKADEGIDDGVDDLRGDLNGIVNDAIEQLHGAHHEGSTAPRTPGYSVFGGDDE
- the gvpL gene encoding gas vesicle protein GvpL; the encoded protein is MSHDGSGDAGASPGVGTGTDDRLETLDDQATAGQADAEAPEIDEGRYLYCIVRADEDADLDVTGVDGEPVTVVAEDGIGAVVHACDGIYDSADLAQIRRWLVRHQTVVDEAGQAFGTPIPFQFDTILRGDDEAVREWLREESDTLERALAGLAGHWEYRVDVVEVDPIGDEELIERDERLRELDERIGGSEEGTAFLLEKKFDQRLSELRAARRESLTADLQDRLADAAREVHALERSPSAKLSDDLADADGDDSDGETLCRLTLLAHEDDEGTIGSILDDVAAADGLEVRFTGPWPPYTFAPELGGDGDGTGADSDAPNPQP
- the gvpM gene encoding gas vesicle protein GvpM, which encodes MRPQKDDEAFVDVLDVLLRDGAVLRADVIVSVADIPLVGIKLTAAIAGMETMNEYGLFEEWDGSRRRAAVRRRQYRRPNKPDAETELESEPAGEPGTLDELGVGTAHEGVDDRDDADGAPD
- a CDS encoding Gfo/Idh/MocA family protein → MSDDAASRPIRIGIVGLGYIGTTVGGQFHRHPDATVEAICDLDAALRDEVGQAFAISADRRYAEYETMLADAPLDAVLVGTPHTLHYEQVVAALDRGYHVYCDKPLTTDLERARDLAERVERSDRTVMVGYQRHLQTAFRTARERFAAPAHEPEWLTASITQGWIDDSRGTWRLDPDLSGGGFLYDTGSHVLDGVLWTTGLEPASVAASMDFHDEDRRVDRRAHLDVAFENGATGTFSFHGDAPSVREHVHLWDGEGAVYLEGIQWGSREIFEIDADAGEHVPYIDPRREQSRAEAFIESVRAGTEPPATVRDALRVTALTEAAYESARTGERIAVDVDIDT